A genomic window from Flavobacterium phycosphaerae includes:
- the gcvP gene encoding aminomethyl-transferring glycine dehydrogenase, with protein sequence MRTDAFALRHIGPRENDLNHMFETIGVDSFDQLLYETFPDGIRLKTDLQLDPAMTEYEYLNHIQELGKKNKVFKSYLGLGYHPTIVPAVIQRNIFENPGWYTAYTPYQAEIAQGRLEAILNFQTMVIELTGMEIANASLLDEGTAAAEAMALLFDVRTRDQKKNNTRKFFVSEEILPQTLSVLQTRSTPIGVELVVGNHETFDFSADFFGAILQYPGKYGQVNDYSAFIAKAQENEIKVAVAADILSLATLTPPGEMGASVVVGTTQRFGIPMGYGGPHAAYFATKEEYKRSMPGRIIGVSIDANGKRALRMALGTREQHIKREKATSNICTAQVLLAVMAGMYAVYHGPKGLRYIANKVHASAVTLADALNKLGVYQTNTAFFDTLSVKAEAAKVKAIAEKHEVNFFYIDADTIAISLNETSSLADVNQIIAIFAEATGKEAFTVNSLNTNANIPTSLARTSAFLLHDVFNNHHSESQLMRYIKKLERKDLSLNHSMISLGSCTMKLNAAAEMLPLSMANWNSIHPFAPIEQAEGYITMLKKLEQQLNVVTGFAGTTLQPNSGAQGEYAGLMAIRAYHLSRGDHHRNVCLIPSSAHGTNPASAAMAGMTIIVTKTTPEGNIDVEDLRAKAIEHKDDLSCLMVTYPSTHGVYESSIIEITQLIHDNGGLVYMDGANMNAQVGLTNPATIGADVCHLNLHKTFAIPHGGGGPGVGPICVNEKLVPFLPTNPVIPVGGDKAITAISSAPYGSALVCLISYGYITMLGAEGLKSATQFAILNANYMKARLEAHYPILYSGECGRAAHEMILDCRAFKQNGIEVTDIAKRLMDYGFHAPTVSFPVAGTLMIEPTESEDLAELDRFCDAMIAIRKEIDAASAEETNNVLKNAPHTLAMLTTDTWAFPYTREQAAYPLDYIHENKFWPSVRRVDDAYGDRNLVCSCAPIEAYM encoded by the coding sequence ATGAGAACAGACGCATTTGCATTACGCCACATAGGTCCGAGAGAGAACGACCTAAACCATATGTTTGAAACCATAGGCGTTGACAGTTTCGACCAGCTGTTATACGAAACTTTTCCGGACGGTATCCGTTTAAAAACCGACTTGCAATTAGACCCCGCCATGACTGAATATGAGTATCTGAACCACATTCAGGAATTAGGCAAAAAAAATAAAGTATTCAAATCCTACCTAGGTTTGGGTTACCACCCAACTATAGTGCCTGCCGTAATTCAAAGAAACATCTTTGAAAACCCGGGATGGTACACCGCCTATACACCTTACCAAGCCGAGATTGCGCAAGGTCGTTTAGAAGCCATTCTAAATTTCCAAACTATGGTGATTGAGTTAACCGGTATGGAAATCGCCAACGCTTCCCTATTAGACGAAGGTACTGCCGCTGCCGAAGCTATGGCATTGCTATTCGACGTGCGTACCCGCGACCAAAAGAAAAACAACACTCGTAAATTCTTCGTTTCCGAAGAAATACTACCGCAAACGTTATCCGTATTGCAAACCCGTTCTACACCAATCGGAGTAGAGTTAGTAGTAGGCAACCACGAAACATTTGATTTCTCTGCCGACTTCTTCGGGGCTATTTTACAATACCCGGGCAAATACGGTCAGGTAAACGATTATAGTGCCTTTATTGCCAAAGCACAGGAAAACGAAATTAAAGTAGCTGTAGCTGCCGATATTTTATCTTTAGCAACCCTTACTCCTCCGGGAGAAATGGGCGCCTCAGTAGTGGTAGGTACTACCCAACGTTTTGGAATCCCAATGGGCTACGGCGGACCTCACGCAGCATACTTCGCTACCAAAGAAGAATACAAACGTTCTATGCCGGGCCGAATCATCGGAGTATCTATTGATGCCAATGGAAAACGCGCCTTACGTATGGCATTAGGAACTCGCGAACAACACATCAAACGCGAAAAAGCAACGTCTAACATCTGTACCGCTCAAGTACTGCTAGCCGTTATGGCCGGTATGTACGCCGTATACCACGGACCAAAAGGATTGCGCTACATTGCCAACAAAGTACACGCTTCGGCAGTAACCTTAGCCGATGCTTTAAATAAATTGGGCGTATACCAAACCAATACCGCTTTCTTTGACACACTATCCGTAAAAGCGGAGGCTGCCAAAGTAAAAGCTATTGCCGAAAAGCACGAAGTGAATTTCTTCTACATTGATGCTGATACGATTGCCATCTCTCTAAACGAAACCTCTTCTTTAGCCGATGTTAACCAAATCATCGCCATCTTTGCTGAAGCTACCGGTAAAGAGGCTTTCACCGTAAACAGTTTAAATACCAACGCCAACATACCTACATCACTGGCAAGAACCTCAGCGTTCTTACTGCACGATGTATTCAACAACCATCATTCTGAATCACAGTTGATGCGTTACATCAAAAAATTAGAGCGTAAAGATTTATCGCTAAACCATTCGATGATTTCGTTAGGCTCTTGCACCATGAAACTAAATGCTGCCGCCGAAATGTTGCCGTTGTCTATGGCCAACTGGAACAGCATTCACCCCTTCGCTCCTATCGAACAGGCCGAAGGCTATATAACCATGCTCAAAAAATTAGAGCAACAACTAAACGTAGTAACCGGTTTTGCCGGCACTACACTACAACCTAACTCCGGTGCCCAGGGCGAATATGCCGGACTTATGGCTATTCGTGCCTACCACTTATCTCGTGGTGACCATCACAGAAATGTATGTCTTATCCCATCCTCTGCTCACGGAACCAATCCGGCTTCAGCAGCCATGGCGGGTATGACCATTATCGTAACCAAAACCACTCCGGAAGGTAACATTGACGTAGAAGATTTAAGAGCTAAAGCCATCGAACACAAAGACGATTTGTCTTGCCTAATGGTAACCTACCCTTCTACACACGGGGTATACGAATCTTCTATCATCGAAATCACCCAACTCATTCACGACAACGGTGGTTTAGTGTATATGGACGGAGCCAATATGAATGCGCAGGTAGGATTAACCAATCCGGCCACTATCGGAGCTGATGTTTGTCACCTTAACTTACACAAAACCTTCGCTATCCCTCATGGGGGCGGTGGACCGGGTGTAGGACCAATATGTGTTAACGAAAAACTAGTACCGTTCTTACCAACAAACCCTGTTATTCCGGTAGGCGGAGACAAGGCCATCACAGCCATTTCTTCTGCGCCTTACGGTTCAGCTTTGGTGTGTTTAATCTCTTATGGCTATATCACGATGCTAGGGGCCGAAGGACTAAAAAGCGCTACCCAGTTTGCTATTTTGAACGCCAATTATATGAAAGCCCGTTTAGAAGCCCATTACCCAATTCTATATTCAGGTGAGTGCGGAAGAGCAGCACACGAAATGATCTTAGACTGTCGCGCCTTCAAACAAAACGGTATTGAAGTAACGGATATCGCCAAACGTTTAATGGATTACGGATTCCACGCGCCAACCGTGTCGTTCCCGGTAGCCGGTACTCTAATGATTGAACCAACTGAGTCGGAAGACTTGGCTGAGTTAGACCGTTTTTGTGACGCGATGATTGCCATTCGTAAAGAAATTGATGCCGCTTCTGCAGAGGAGACGAACAACGTACTTAAGAATGCACCGCACACCTTGGCGATGCTAACTACAGATACTTGGGCGTTCCCTTACACTCGCGAGCAAGCAGCCTACCCGTTAGACTACATCCACGAAAACAAATTCTGGCCAAGTGTCCGTCGTGTTGACGATGCTTATGGCGATAGAAATTTAGTGTGTTCTTGCGCCCCTATTGAGGCTTACATGTAA
- a CDS encoding UbiA prenyltransferase family protein, whose product MQQLQKLLDFYINSSIHVGLSVYALVRMTGFLFQITAIDDCALFGFFGTIVGYNFVKYDALARIQKLEMRTELKAIAGLSFLSFLAAGYCFIHLEKHTKIIAFVFLILTLLYTLPFFPNRKNARNWAGVKIYIVALCWVGVTLFLPIVDAGIPFTTLVFLVALQRFLLIFVLILIFEIIDLKVDDPNLKTVPQQIGVRRTKIVGSLLLLGFLLLEFLESPLQYSALFLKLGIAFTVWLFLVFSTEKRSKYYTSFWAESIPILWWGLLLFFS is encoded by the coding sequence ATGCAACAGTTACAGAAGCTTCTCGACTTTTATATCAACAGTAGTATCCATGTGGGGTTGTCGGTTTATGCCTTGGTTCGCATGACCGGTTTTTTGTTTCAAATCACCGCTATTGACGACTGTGCTTTGTTTGGTTTTTTCGGTACGATTGTCGGGTATAATTTTGTTAAGTATGATGCCTTGGCCCGAATCCAAAAACTGGAGATGCGCACCGAGTTGAAAGCTATTGCCGGATTGAGTTTCCTTTCTTTTTTGGCGGCCGGGTATTGTTTTATTCACTTGGAAAAGCATACTAAAATCATTGCTTTTGTTTTTTTGATTTTGACGTTGCTCTATACCTTGCCCTTTTTTCCCAATAGGAAGAATGCCCGCAATTGGGCAGGCGTGAAGATTTATATAGTAGCCTTGTGCTGGGTGGGCGTTACTTTGTTTTTGCCGATTGTTGATGCGGGAATACCATTCACTACTTTAGTTTTTTTGGTGGCGTTGCAACGGTTTCTATTGATTTTTGTCTTGATTTTAATTTTTGAAATCATCGATTTGAAGGTGGATGATCCTAACTTGAAAACAGTGCCACAACAAATAGGCGTAAGGCGAACTAAAATAGTGGGGAGTTTGTTGTTGCTGGGGTTTTTGTTATTAGAATTTTTGGAATCTCCTTTGCAGTATTCCGCCTTATTTTTAAAACTGGGCATTGCTTTTACCGTGTGGTTGTTTTTGGTATTTTCTACTGAAAAACGATCAAAATATTACACTTCGTTTTGGGCTGAAAGCATCCCGATTTTGTGGTGGGGATTGCTGTTGTTCTTCAGCTAG